The Prinia subflava isolate CZ2003 ecotype Zambia chromosome 5, Cam_Psub_1.2, whole genome shotgun sequence genome window below encodes:
- the LOC134550795 gene encoding mas-related G-protein coupled receptor member H-like, translated as MEVTTVSPSPASPTEGDDLCDTDVTSVAIHSVTLLICLCGLVGNGAVLSLLSLKIRNARIFDLAFFDFLILLFTFPSALLFLVEDVSCSPIMPVLYLSFLFQLSVVSTYWVLYWLTDVSIAGFVKKLCKLCCSCNLPLRLFWLLDSVQYCAFFTLFTVIPAVTYLCPSHQQEHCRAASISMHALILLLFPAPTVISSTIDFIKAKWGSKKLKPKRRDVVVSLIVLFIVLLSLCNFLQQLGYIVVSSEVVFLLNCILSSIKPFIYFLAGRCWRPCSLKSLQLSLQRVFDEQKKKAANSNDANKDTVV; from the coding sequence ATGGAGGTGACCACCGTGTCCCCATCTCCCGCCTCACCCACTGAAGGGGACGATCTCTGTGACACAGATGTCACCAGCGTGGCCATACACAGTGTGACACTGCTCATCTGCCTCTGTGGGCTGGttgggaatggggctgtgctctccctcctcagccTGAAAATTCGTAACGCTCGCATCTTTGACCTGGCATTTTTTGACTTCCTCATCCTGCTCTTCACattcccctctgccctccttTTCCTAGTGGAGGACGTGTCCTGCTCTCCTATCATGCCCGTGTTGTACTTgagtttccttttccagctgtcagTGGTCTCCACCTACTGGGTGCTGTACTGGCTGACAGACGTCAGCATTGCTGGTTTTGTGAAAAAGCTCTgcaagctctgctgcagctgcaacCTTCCTCTGCGCCTGTTTTGGTTGCTGGACAGTGTCCAGTACTGTGCCTTCTTTACTCTCTTCACTGTCATTCCTGCAGTGACATACCTGTGCCCATCACAccagcaggagcactgcagggcagcttCAATCTCCATGCACGccctcatcctgctcctctTTCCTGCACCCACGGTCATTTCCAGCACAATTGACTTCATTAAGGCCAAGTGGGGCTCCAAGAAGCTGAAACCAAAGAGGCGCGACGTCGTTGTCTCCCTCATTGTGCTCTTCATTGTCCTTCTCAGCCTCTGcaatttcctgcagcagcttggcTACATCGTTGTGTCTTCCGAGGTTGTTTTCCTGCTCAACTGCATCCTCAGCAGCATCAAACCCTTCATCTACTTCTtggctgggaggtgctggaggccctgctccctgaaatccctccagctctccctccAGAGGGTCTTTGatgagcagaagaaaaaagctgcCAACAGTAATGACGCCAACAAGGACACAGTGGTCTGA
- the LOC134550532 gene encoding mas-related G-protein coupled receptor member H-like encodes MEVTTVSPSPSAPTEGDDLCDTDVTSVAIHSVTLLISFCGLAGNGAVLYLLSLKERNTGIFDLALLDFLFLLFIVPSALLFLVEDVSCSPIVPLPYLNFLFQLSVVSYYWALFRLTDTSIADFVEKLCELCCGCKLPLRLCWLLESLNYWSFFALFTVIPAMTNLCPSHQQEHCRAALISMYALVLLLFAAPTVIVQTIYFLRAKWGSKKKKPQRRKIVIFLIVLLIVLLILCNFLQQLGYTLVSSQGFFLLNCIHSSIKPFIYFLAGRCWRPCSLKSLRLSLQRVFDQQKKKPATRNDSSMDTGV; translated from the coding sequence ATGGAGGTGACCACCGTGTCCCCATCTCCCTCCGCACCCACTGAAGGGGATGATCTCTGTGACACAGATGTCACCAGCGTGGCCATACACAGTGTGACACTGCTCATCAGCTTCTgtgggctggctgggaatggggctgtgctCTACCTCCTCAGCCTGAAAGAGCGTAACACTGGCATCTTTGACCTGGCTCTTCTTGacttcctcttcctgctcttcatAGTCCcttctgccctcctcttcctggtGGAGGACGTGTCCTGCTCTCCTATCGTGCCCCTGCCGTACttgaatttccttttccagctctcagtGGTCTCCTACTACTGGGCGCTGTTCCGGCTGACAGACACCAGCATTGCTGATTTTGTGGAAAAGCTCTGCGAGCTCTGCTGCGGATGCAAACTTCCTCTGCGCCTGTGCTGGTTGTTGGAAAGTCTCAATTACTGGTCCTTCTTTGCTCTCTTCACTGTTATTCCTGCAATGACAAACCTGTGCCCATCACAccagcaggagcactgcagggcagctctcaTCTCCATGTACGCCCTCGTCCTGCTCCTCTTTGCTGCACCTACGGTCATTGTTCAAACAATCTACTTCCTTAGGGCCAAGTGGGGTTCCAAGAAGAAGAAACCCCAGAGACGCAAAATCGTTATCTTCCTCATTGTGCTCCTCATTGTCCTTCTCATCCTCTGcaatttcctgcagcagcttggcTACACCCTTGTGTCTTCCCAAGGTTTTTTCCTGCTCAactgcatccacagcagcatcaAACCCTTCATCTACTTCTtggcagggaggtgctggaggcccTGCTCCCTGAAATCCCTCCGGCTCTCCCTCCAGAGAGTCTTtgaccaacagaaaaaaaaacccgcCACCAGAAATGATTCCTCCATGGACACAGGGGTCTGA
- the LOC134550641 gene encoding mas-related G-protein coupled receptor member B5-like has translation MEVTTMSPSPASPTEGDDLCDIDVTNVAIHSVTLLISLCGLAGNGAVLSLLSLKIHNIGIFDLAFADFLLLLFTVPSVLLFLVEDVSCSPIMPLLYLGFLFQLSVVSYYWALFRLTDTSIADFVEKLCELCCGCKLPLRLCRLVDSVEYWAFFALFTVIPAVTNLCPSHQQEHCRAALISVHALILLFLAAPVVIFSTIDFIKAMCSSKKQQSKRRDIVIFLILLFIVLLSLFNFLQQLGYTFVSSQVVFLLSCIHSSIKPFIYFLAGGLKGPCSLKSLQLSLQRAFDEQKKKVAHRNDGCMDTVI, from the coding sequence ATGGAGGTGACCACCATGTCCCCATCTCCCGCCTCACCCACTGAAGGGGACGATCTCTGTGACATAGATGTCACCAACGTGGCCATACACAGTGTGACACTGCTCATCAGCCTCTgtgggctggctgggaatggggctgtgctctccctcctcagccTGAAAATCCATAACATTGGCATCTTTGACCTGGCTTTTGCTgacttcctcctcctgctcttcacAGTCCCCTCTGTCCTCCTCTTCCTGGTGGAGGACGTGTCCTGCTCTCCTATCATGCCCCTGCTGTACTTGggtttccttttccagctctcagtGGTCTCCTACTACTGGGCGCTGTTCCGGCTGACAGACACCAGCATTGCTGATTTTGTGGAGAAGCTCTGcgagctctgctgtggctgcaaaCTTCCTCTGCGCCTGTGCAGATTGGTGGACAGTGTTGAATACTGGGCCTTCTTTGCTCTCTTCACTGTCATTCCTGCAGTGACAAACCTGTGCCCATCACAccagcaggagcactgcagggcagctctcaTCTCTGTGCATGCCCTCATCCTGCTCTTCTTGGCTGCACCCGTGGTCATTTTCAGCACAATCGACTTCATTAAGGCCATGTGCAGCTCCAAGAAGCAGCAAAGCAAGAGGCGCGACATCGTTATCTTCCTTATCCTACTCTTCATTGTCCTTCTCAGCCTCTTCaattttctgcagcagctcgGCTACACCTTTGTGTCTTCCCAGGTTGttttcctgctcagctgcatccacagcagcatcaAACCCTTCATCTACTTCTTGGCAGGGGGTTTAAAGGGCCCCTGCTCCCTGAAAtccctccagctctccctgcagagggCCTTtgatgagcagaaaaaaaaagtagcccACAGAAATGATGGCTGCATGGACACAGTGATCTGA